The following proteins are encoded in a genomic region of Streptococcus cristatus AS 1.3089:
- a CDS encoding DUF3165 family protein, translating into MIYLIIGILILLFYVFAIPASIKGTLNVLTIVLLLVALIILLALAIFQIFKLPGELFVSIFLIIITVWALTDIERLVPPHKSKEL; encoded by the coding sequence ATGATTTACCTGATTATTGGAATTTTAATCCTGCTTTTCTATGTATTTGCCATTCCGGCTAGCATTAAAGGAACGCTGAATGTCTTGACAATTGTGCTCTTGCTGGTTGCCTTGATTATCTTGCTTGCTTTGGCAATTTTCCAGATTTTTAAATTGCCTGGGGAACTGTTTGTGAGTATCTTTTTGATTATTATAACGGTGTGGGCCTTGACAGATATTGAGCGTCTGGTGCCACCTCATAAATCAAAAGAACTGTAA